A single genomic interval of Sphingobacteriales bacterium harbors:
- a CDS encoding TolC family protein gives MNTKSSSKYNFLLIYFRFRLLPLIFVLSFQILVANAQPLSLANALELCLKKHPEIIAADLAILQSQQQAKAAAALQNPEITFTNPTGDFYTIGVSQAFQLPTVYKTQKKLAKQQIAIQTAQKQVTQAQISLMLRIAYLQAQFAQAQVELYRTTDSIYQKIVENTTRQFEAGQITALAKTYAAAEYGKIHNQLITAQAEVKHTLTVLVVYTGLAEIKAVEPLVIPDTAISLPPDAQQYPPDSASLQYHPIIKLHAQNIKLANWQKKLAKKQALPGFSIGYLNPSDKNTSIQNRFSLGLSVPLWWRQYKNNIQAATTQIAIAQQQSAAAQTELEIAQLQIKTQLQQSANELNYYLSSGNQNAAELATMATRFFMAGETDALVYLQTLRDAFAIKVAFLQSINNYQQANLQWQYFLLKSEQ, from the coding sequence ATGAATACTAAAAGTAGTAGCAAATATAATTTTTTATTAATATATTTTCGTTTCAGATTGTTGCCATTGATATTTGTTTTATCATTTCAAATTTTGGTAGCAAACGCCCAACCATTAAGTTTAGCCAATGCGTTAGAATTGTGTTTAAAAAAACATCCGGAAATAATTGCCGCCGACTTGGCCATTTTACAAAGTCAGCAACAAGCTAAAGCCGCGGCAGCATTACAAAATCCCGAAATCACTTTTACCAACCCAACCGGAGATTTTTATACCATTGGGGTCAGTCAGGCGTTTCAACTGCCAACAGTTTATAAAACGCAAAAAAAACTAGCAAAACAGCAAATAGCTATTCAAACTGCTCAAAAGCAAGTTACCCAAGCGCAAATAAGTTTAATGCTTAGAATTGCTTATTTGCAAGCCCAGTTTGCGCAGGCACAGGTTGAGTTATACCGCACCACCGACTCGATTTACCAAAAAATTGTAGAAAACACCACCCGCCAATTCGAGGCGGGGCAAATAACCGCTTTAGCGAAAACCTATGCTGCTGCCGAATATGGCAAAATACACAACCAATTAATAACAGCACAAGCCGAGGTTAAACATACTTTAACCGTTTTGGTCGTTTATACCGGATTAGCTGAAATAAAAGCCGTTGAACCATTGGTTATTCCGGATACTGCTATATCTCTGCCACCCGATGCCCAGCAATACCCCCCCGACTCGGCCTCGTTGCAATATCATCCGATAATTAAATTACACGCACAAAATATTAAATTAGCTAACTGGCAGAAAAAATTAGCCAAAAAGCAAGCATTGCCCGGATTTAGCATAGGCTACCTAAACCCAAGCGATAAAAATACAAGCATACAAAACCGGTTTAGTTTAGGGCTTAGTGTGCCTTTATGGTGGCGACAATACAAAAATAATATACAGGCTGCCACCACCCAAATTGCCATAGCCCAACAACAAAGCGCTGCCGCCCAAACTGAACTTGAAATTGCCCAGCTTCAAATTAAAACCCAATTACAACAAAGCGCAAACGAGCTAAATTATTATTTAAGCAGTGGCAACCAAAATGCCGCCGAACTTGCAACTATGGCCACCCGCTTTTTTATGGCCGGAGAAACAGATGCCCTGGTGTATTTACAAACCCTGCGCGATGCTTTTGCCATAAAAGTTGCATTTTTACAAAGCATAAACAATTACCAACAGGCTAATTTACAATGGCAGTACTTTTTATTAAAGTCTGAACAGTAA
- a CDS encoding YceI family protein, with translation MFKSKKNLLVPFLLAIFVLTACTQAPDAPKAKGSDPQPVASTTTPATATQATYKVDLAKSVVNWVGTKPTSRHNGTINISDGSFNVDKGEIKTGSFTLDINSIAVTDLTGDKKADLESHLKDADFFDAGKFPAAKFEITGITAQPSADKKYTHNVSGNMTIKDITKNISFPANIKVSDTEISAQSEFNILRTDFGMTYKSDKSLGDKLINPEVNLALNITARK, from the coding sequence ATGTTTAAGAGCAAAAAAAATCTTTTAGTTCCTTTTTTATTAGCAATTTTTGTATTAACAGCCTGCACACAAGCCCCCGATGCCCCAAAAGCAAAAGGCAGTGACCCACAACCAGTTGCCAGCACAACAACACCTGCCACAGCTACCCAAGCCACCTATAAAGTTGATTTGGCAAAAAGTGTTGTAAACTGGGTGGGCACAAAACCCACAAGCCGCCATAATGGCACTATTAATATTAGCGATGGAAGTTTTAATGTTGACAAAGGCGAAATTAAAACTGGCTCGTTTACCCTCGACATAAATAGTATTGCTGTAACTGACTTAACCGGCGATAAAAAAGCTGACCTCGAAAGCCATCTTAAAGATGCCGACTTTTTTGACGCGGGTAAGTTTCCGGCTGCCAAATTCGAGATTACAGGCATTACAGCCCAACCTTCAGCCGATAAAAAATATACCCATAATGTATCGGGCAATATGACAATTAAAGATATTACAAAAAATATCAGCTTTCCGGCAAATATTAAAGTTTCTGATACTGAAATCTCTGCTCAATCGGAGTTTAATATTTTGCGTACCGATTTTGGTATGACTTACAAGAGCGATAAATCTTTGGGCGATAAATTAATTAATCCGGAAGTTAACTTGGCTTTAAATATTACGGCCCGCAAATAA